The nucleotide sequence TCCCAGGCCTCGTTGATCTTCTGGAACCGGGCCTTGGCCGAAGCCTCCGGATTACGGTCGGGATGGTATGTCAGCGCCAGACGACGAAAGGCCTGCTTGAGCTCGGAACCGGATGCGTCAGGAGAAAGCCCGAGGGTCGCGTAATACCCCTTCGGATCCTTCCTGCTGGTGATCTGGCCGTCCGATGCCGGCATGACGCCGCTGTCTCCCTGTTTACCGGTTTATACTATAGATAGCAGACAGCCGGCGGACCAGCCCCTTG is from Pseudomonadota bacterium and encodes:
- a CDS encoding J domain-containing protein, translating into MPASDGQITSRKDPKGYYATLGLSPDASGSELKQAFRRLALTYHPDRNPEASAKARFQKINEAW